AGGATgcaggagatggagaacagGATGATGGAGAAGTAGAGGTAGTGCACCCCGCAGATTATGGTGGGACAGACGCTGGGATTGGCGCAGCTCCCCGTGCCGTAGGCGAACTCTGCGATCATCCGGGACAGGCCGATACACAGGCCAATCAGAAGCCCGTAGAACGCACCCTGAGGAGCAaggacatcatcatcatcatcctcatctgcGATGTACTGCTTAGTCATGCTCCAGTTCCCGCTAAACAAACACGAAGATTAAAAGTAGCGACCGAAAGCGGGGAGGCAGTAAATGTGCCTCTCCTGGTTATGTGTGATAACCAGAGACCTTTGAACGGATCGGACATGCAAGCACAGATAAATTTCTCGCCGGGGCGTCGACGAATAACCTCGGTAATCTTTCTACGACATCTTTAGATAGAATCTTCAGGCAACCTCTTTCGGCAGCCTAACGGGCCGGCccctggagaagaggagaagcaggGGCGGAGACTCACAGCCTCGTTGACGCGCTTGCAGAAGATGGCGAGCATGAAAACGGCCGCGATGGGCGGGGTCAGGTAGCTGGTGATGGATTGGATGTAGTCGAACAGCTGTCCGCTCTGGGCGGACTGCACCACAGGGATCCACGCAATGCTCACCCCAATAAGAGCGATTATgaacaccctacacacacacacacacacacacacagtatcacaGGAGTGGAAACACCTGAGTTCACCCTATGGGAACCCTGATTCACCCTAAACACCCTTATGTGCCTGTTCTGTGTTTACCTTCCAGCGATCATAAGCTCTTTCTCGGTGGCCGACTTGCGTATCTTGGTGTAGATGTCCATTGTGAAAAGGGTGCTGGCgctgttgaagatggaggtgagggagcTCATCAGAGAGGCCAGCATCACCGACAACATGAGGCCTCGCAGACCTGTGGAACcagtaggggaggaggggaggagaggaggggacagggaggaagaggaacgaAGGTGAAGTGGAGGGGAGACAacaaggaaggggggaggaggtatggagggcaggaggaggaggagaaggggagacaaggagaagagagacggaggaaggggggggtgaggagacaagaccgaggggaggagaggaggaggaggaggagaagaagaaaagaaaggagaagaaaagaccCAAAGGAGAAGAGATGGAAGGGCGCAGGAAAATAAGAAATGTTACCGAAGGTTTCTATGGTTACACAAGTTGTCCTTGAAAGCGCATTTGGTGTTGAAAATGTGTCCCTCGTCATTTCCATCATTCATCACAAGCTGGCCTTGGAGTCGCCGGTAGAGGTTAGGTCAGTGGCTCACCGTTTGGCATCAGGTCGACCACGAGTTTGGGATAGGCGATGTTGGTGCAGCCTACGCTCGCGCCGCAGTACTGCTGACACGCCTTTGGGTCCACACACGCCACCTCATCTGGGCGGCACACAGAGCAAAAACGAGTGAAGCTttactcacacaacacacacatacaccccgaGCAGGCCCGCCGAAAGGCGGGGGACAAACGGGTCTGTTTTCCCgggcccagggggaggggggggggggggcagaactggagcagaggagaggaagagcaaggGAAAAGGAGATAGATCTGGGCGCGGGGGGGCCCATCTTAGATTCTCGTCTTGAAAGATGCCTTTGTAAATAAGCCGCGGTTATATCAGATGTGTGTTCAAACGCATCTGTCATCTCGAGTACTAGCCTTCAGGTGCGTTTGTTTTGTGCGTGTGGGCGGCTCACTTGTGTAGAGGATCCTGCTCATCATGCCAGGGAAGACCATGAGGAACATGGGGAGGAGTTTCAGGTAGCCACACAGGATACAGCCGGCCTTCATGTGAGAAAGGTTCTTCGCCGAGAGACAACGCTGGACAATAACCTGCCAAGCAGCGCACACAGGAGGgtgggtttacatttacatttacatttagtcatttagcagacgctcttatccagagcgacttacagtaagtacagggacattctccccgaggcaagtagggtgaagtgccttgcccaaggacacaacgtcatttcgcacggccgggaatcgaaccaacaaccttctgattaatagcccgactccctaaccgctcagcaatcTGACAGGTTTTAAAGTCTCGTGGTGACAAATGGGTTGACGCCTGTTCGTATTCAGGAAAACATCCCAAGATGAGATAAGGAGAATTTTGAAACTATCTCTCAAGTCGGATGTTTTTAACGAATATCCAGTCGTTGCACACCACATCAACAGCAGACGTTTAAGTAGAAGAAGTTTCAAACCAGATGTGGTTTCCTTAATCCTCACGCTATCATCCTATGTTTCGATCGAAGTTCACGGCACTTTTAATGAGAGAACTCGGCATCGGCTGATGAAATATTCATCCAAGGAAATGCTTTTCCATCTCAGGCAAGTACCAAAACACTTAGTCTGTGAGCCAAGTAGGACAAACGACTGCATGCAGACAGAAACccatatcagaacagacctttTGCTAAACAAACAGACGACCACAATTTTACTCAGGGCGGAAGTGGCTTGTTCTTGGGCTATTATGTGGctcttgtgtgggtgtgtaaataAACGTCCTTCCAATTTCTCTAGTCTCCTCAGTGGGTCTGTCTGGCCATCTTACCTCAGCACCAGGATTCAAAAGCAAGGTCTGACTCACTTCTTGAGGACTGAAGCGAGGCTAAGGCTGgcagtgtgggagggagggagggtcgagGATCGAGCCTGTCTGCGTgtcaggagggggaggcagcaaTGAAGTACCTGGTCTGTGCACCAGTACCACGTGGCCTGGATGGTGAGTCCAAACACCAGGCCGGGCCAGGGCAGGTCTCCCGTGATGGCGTCCCTGAAGATGTGGAAGGAGTCTGGTCGAGGAGTGTAGCACTTCTCGCTGATGTTCACTCCGATGAAGGTGGGGATGGCTTCCATGTACTTGGTCTGGAAGCTCGTGTAGTCTCCCACCTCGTTGAAAGCTGAGGAGACAAACAGGAGTTAAGAGACAAAGGGATCCACTGAGACACCAGGAAGTTTGGAACTCAAACCGAGTGAGTTCAGTCTTGTATCGATTTGAATATTCTGATGTCTGGATGCAACAGGAACGTACCAAAGCCCATGAGGACGAACGAACCCACCACCATGATGACGGTCTGCAAGGTGTCTGTGTAGATCACCGCAGCCAGTCCACCtgagacagaaaacacacaaagcTCATTAACGATGGAAACATTTGCGCGTTCGGGAGCAGAAGGTGCGTTTCGTTTTTTACCGTCTCGTAATATACCGTTATCTTTTGGCAAAAATCGTCCACCCATCCACGCGTTTACAACATGCTGTGTTTATCAAAGCCATGGAGTCCATGCGTGTCAATCGAGGTTGACCGGATGTGTTGCTATTAACATCATTAATATGTGATCATTGCCATGTTTACGTAGGCATGTTAAAGTTCAGATATTGAGGCATGATTAGACCAAGAGAAACAGCAGGAGGTCTGCCCATGATTTATCAAACTACATGGGTAATTACCCACGATGCAGTGCTGATAAGGAACCCCGAGGAGAGAGCGTGCAGAACGCCACGGTTACTTTAAAAGGCCCGGAGGCTGCGATATTGGATGGACTTTCATCCTTTCATTCATGGCGCCATTCACAATACAGATAAGAGCTTCTTAGTGCTTTACAGGAATACCATTTAAACGTGCTTGGAGGGAGCTGTGTTGACAgcgtgagaggagggtgtaCCTGTGACTGTGTACAGAGCAGTGATCAATAGCAGTAGAATCACAGCCAGGTAAATATTCAGTCCCAGAGCCAGGTTGATAAAGATGGCACCAGAAAACATGTCTgcctgaaagagagaaagagagagagaaagagagagagagagagggataacgagagagaaagagagagagagagagagagagagagagagggataacgagagagagagaaagagagagagagagggagggataacgagagagaaagagagtgagagagggagggataacgagagagaaagagagtgagagagaggcaaagtaAGAAAGAGTTCATTTTCAGTATCTGCCGGGATTTTCAAGACCACATATTCTCTCGAGCTCAGCAGCGAGTCTGGCCGGCTAAGGACTCACTGAGATCTTGGTGAACAcgtaaaggaagagagagagcacagacagGTAGACGCGAATGCGTTGTCCTCCAAACCTCTTCTTCAGGTACTCTGGCATGGTCACCACCTAGAAGCAGCCAGATGGCATTAGCACGCTCGAGTAAACGTCACTCATGAATCAGATACCGCGACATGAGGAACGGCCATCTTGTCCACATCCTCACCCCTGCTTTGATGTAGATGGGTACGAACAGCCAGCCAAGAATGACCACCACCACAAGGGCCTGGAACCAACATGGATACGGATGGTTGGCAAGAAGTAAACTTTAGATTAATTTTTACATTACAGAGTCACTTCATGTCTGTTAACATCACAGATGAAGTGTTGCATCTCTGTTATGAAATGCTTTCCAGAGTCGTTATAAACTGTATACAACCATTGACCTTGCCTGAGGAGAGAAGTAAGGGACATTACAACGACCAGTGTCagaggttaacccttgtgctgccttcgggtcacatgacccaaagttcacaacgaaccatcgttgtgtttacccaattttaccaatacaaaaacaaataaatcgaattttattttaaccttcgcaatgtggggggtctgagacagcccaacggttaaaagaaaatgcttcactttgtttttgtatgcggtaaagttgtcgcaatacgatggtgactgatgggtcagaatgacccgaagataacacaagggttaagatgatACTGTGAGAAGTTAGAATAGTTGTCGGTTGGTTTTCCTCACATTCCACTCAAACCCTCCTATGGCAATGCCTGAAGCGGCTGCTGTTCCAGCGATGCCCACAAAATGCCCGCTGCCAATGTTGCTGGCAAAGAGAGATGCGCCAatctggagagagacaagggaaaATCACAATCCTCCATAGGTACAATTGGTACTATTTCATTACTGTGGTTAGTTTTGCAGGATACATGGTAGTATACATAGCTCATAGCATTTTACTCCTTTCATAGTAAGGTttggaagttttttttttttgcaatacaACCAGTTATTTTCACATATAGCGTCACTAAATAATATGGACTATCAAGGAAAATAGGCAGAGGACAAGCATGGGGTTTTTATATAGTTTTATGTTATAATAAACACCTAATTATTTTTTAGTTAGATTCAAATCAGCTGATAAGGATTCATTTTAATAAAGCTCAATCGAAAACTCATAGTGACAGCCAGGAgcgtagccagaataatctttttgggtaggcctagaaaaatatatggcatattttcagtatttctttacttatttactttgcgatgtgcaaCTGTTGCATAATTTTTCTGAGATATCTTATTTTTTGagtaggccttagaacaaattgggtaggcctgtgcctacccaggcctaccTGTGGCTACGCTTCTGGTACCAGCACAAGTAATGGTTTGGTAATAAATACGTCATTCGGTTCTCCAGAAGACAGTTGGGAAATCAAAGTTGACCTCTGTAAGATAACACGCTTTCCAGTAATCTTGGTCACAACCAGAGTGCGAatcatacaatgacaatcgggggggtcaacttcttctccagggcgtgtatcgacccccccgacctgttgtttatacctcttttgggggggtccaagtcttaattagggagGTCAAACCACCCTAAACCCCCCAGTAATTCGCACCCTGGTCACAACATTTCCTTGTCCTTTACTCACCGGCCACCACACCATACTCCTCCCTGCCAGGAAGAACCCCCCCACCGTCGACCGGTTGGTACGGACCATGGCCTGCAAAGGGACACGGAGACAATCTCAACATTCTGTCACAGCACAGTCTGCAAACATGGTACAACCCGTCTTCAGATAATAGACCTATACTTGTATTTTCTGGCCAAGAACACATTTTgaagcaaacaaaaaaaacgaaatgaAGAGTATACTttaattggggggggggagattcatTCCCTTGCCTCATACTATTCCAAGTTAAATTAAAATAGTTAATGATCCTTTTACAAGCCAGTAGGCGGAGGTTGACGGAAGGTTTTTCCACAGTAGTGGGGTTTAATGAGGAACAACAGCTGCATAGCATCAGTACAGAATGATCCCATCACAGT
This is a stretch of genomic DNA from Osmerus mordax isolate fOsmMor3 chromosome 20, fOsmMor3.pri, whole genome shotgun sequence. It encodes these proteins:
- the slc5a1 gene encoding sodium/glucose cotransporter 1, encoding MTRDYFGFSLMQPRNAADNGTNVVYAVNNPADISVIVLYFLLVLAVGIWAMVRTNRSTVGGFFLAGRSMVWWPIGASLFASNIGSGHFVGIAGTAAASGIAIGGFEWNALVVVVILGWLFVPIYIKAGVVTMPEYLKKRFGGQRIRVYLSVLSLFLYVFTKISADMFSGAIFINLALGLNIYLAVILLLLITALYTVTGGLAAVIYTDTLQTVIMVVGSFVLMGFAFNEVGDYTSFQTKYMEAIPTFIGVNISEKCYTPRPDSFHIFRDAITGDLPWPGLVFGLTIQATWYWCTDQVIVQRCLSAKNLSHMKAGCILCGYLKLLPMFLMVFPGMMSRILYTNEVACVDPKACQQYCGASVGCTNIAYPKLVVDLMPNGLRGLMLSVMLASLMSSLTSIFNSASTLFTMDIYTKIRKSATEKELMIAGRVFIIALIGVSIAWIPVVQSAQSGQLFDYIQSITSYLTPPIAAVFMLAIFCKRVNEAGAFYGLLIGLCIGLSRMIAEFAYGTGSCANPSVCPTIICGVHYLYFSIILFSISCILIVSISLMTEPIEDKYLYRLCWSLRNNTEKREDLEKDDWIDNQDSLDIEEPTEEPGRCKKLFLGFCGLEKSTAPKLTQEEQEELQKQLTDTSEVPLWRNVVNANALILLCVAVFLHGFYG